The genomic segment CAGATATTATGAGTCCAGCTATATACAGTTTTACTAAAATAGGAACAGCATGACAAGAAACCCTATGCTAGAATGATTTGAATGTTCCATTGGTTTTGTTCCATCTATATCTTGTGCCTGATCTACATCTGATCACAGATACCTGCAAAACTCAGTTGGAAGTACTGTAATATTGCACTTTTGTaaaatacaatcacttaaaaATGCTGTCAGAAATTGACTTGATTTTTGCCATCGCTCTTGCCATATCGTGGACATGTGGGACCATCCTGAACTCATCCATTATAGCTGTGTATCTCAGTGACTGGAAGAAGGGAATCAACCTTGGTGCCTGCGATCAAATCATTCTCACCATGGGTTGCAACAATCTACTCCTGCAGTGGATTTTAACATTGCATCTGGTGGCTTTTCGATTATACGGTCTATTTGTTGAGGTATTTCTTGTAGCTCCTGTGTCCTTGATGTTGAACTTTGGAATTTCTCTCTCATTTTGGCTCACTGCCTGGCTCAGCATCTACTACTGTGTGAAACTGGTCAACTTCTCCAGCAGATTCTTTATTCGATTAAAGAGAGAAATTTCAACTGCAGTTACATACTGCATAGTGGGTACCATCGTTACTTCATTCGTTATTCGTTTGCCCATTATTTGGACAATGCACAAAACAACCAACCAAAATCTAACAAGGATTAATAGTATCTTCTATGATAATATTGCACTTGTTTCATTTAATGCTGTATTTATTTGCTTCCTTCCAACTATTATAACTTCCTTCAGTATTGGACTCAGTTTGATGTCCCTTTTGAAACATGTCCATAAGATGAAGCAGAATTCTTCTGAGTTCTGGAATCCTCAGCTGAAGAGCCATGTTAAAGCTTGCGGGACAATGCTACTTCTTTTGACTGTGAACTTGATATTCTTTCTGGCTATTTTTCTTTACTCCCTCTTAAACCGTAAGGCTGGAGCTACTGAGAAATATGTAGCCTGGTTTATTATGATGTCAGATCCCTCAAGTCAAGCTATAATTCTTCTGTTTGGTAATGCCAGGTTAGCAACTGCCTGGTCAAAGTTCTTATTTTCTTAGTGATAAAGGCTTATCAATGAAATCTGTCCTACTGTACAATAATTATGTTAAGGTTAATGGCTGGTGAAACTGGTGAAAGCATATTTATTCTTTAAGTCTATAATTACTTTACTAACCAATGAGAAACTGATTTCTATGATGTGAAAGCTTGATTTTAACTTAAATaccatattttcataatttgactTCAATGGCAGAGGAACTAGTACTAAACAGAAAAGATGTCTGTTCAatgtaaagaaatattttatatatatatatatatagatcgaatgcctttttattcgatcaaaaacttagaaaaaaagcctatgggactttcccataggcttttaaagcaattcattaggtttaatctggcgaagtaggcagtcgaatgatttttaaaagagacagtacttcgactatcgaatgggcgaatagtcgcagcggttttttgctcgatctattcgaatcattctactcaggcgaatttacaccaattcgataATCGAGGAGCACAACaaaaaaactcctcgaaattcgagtttttttccctctattcattcacccgagcttggtgaatgtgccccttagtgtttgtcaTAGTTTTCTTGTTCTTTAACCGGTTGTTATGAATGAATTATTTTGTGCATAAGGGAAATAAACCATCTCTTCAATGATACGTATTTGAGTTTTGCTTTGTTTCATTTATTGCTATCAAGTTATACTCTAAGTTAACCTGTTACCATGTAACTATTCTATTATGatgttgggtttattgaatgaGACATGCTTTGGTCAGTCAACAACTCACTTCCTGCAAGTCAAGCCTTATCTGTGGAAACTAAAGGTTAGGAAACGgttagtccaaaaaaaaaattctgggtaACTGGTCATTAAATAAACTGATACTGCTGTAgaattattatgtttttatacagtaatTTACTAAGATAAAATATCTTTGGTTTTAAATACAACTACAACTTCTGTTAATAATTATGAAACCTGAGCATGATTTGATATTACATCATACAGCCTTGTTTGTAGCCACTATGGTATTTATAGGCCAAATCAATCCTTGACCTTTAAACCTTGGATAGCTCTACTCATAACTTCATTCTAATGTCTGAAAATACCTCTTGCAATTATACTACCTTATCAATCTAGGGGTAAAATATTCGTTCTTTGTTTAAATCACACCATAAAAATGTCAGTATAGTGCAGCTCTGGCATTTTGAAACATTGGATTGTGGTCCACCCTTTGCAAAATATCGTTCTAACAAGAATCTCAGCATTCTCACCCTAAGCAACTCTGTTAAATACCATTAATATTCTGGCTCATTATTCCAAGATACAGTTGACTTGCTTTGATTGTATCTTTCTAAAACTTGAAAagcaatactgtatattctaatagaacaggggtccccaacctttttcaatgAGGCCAATGAGTGCAAcaatccaagggtttggggagcaacatgttgctcacgagctactggttggggaacactctATTAGAAGATAAAGGCTTGTTCTAAGGGCCAATGGAAGTGTAACTTTTATGCCCCCCAACCAGTTGGCAAAGTATATGAGTAATTATTGTCCTAGATACTGGTAACATACTACACTGGCAGGGAAGTGGGATCtagaaaatacagtaaataaatacttAATAAATGTGCTCATAATATTGATTTTTTGCTTTATTAAGATAATGGAACTATTACAATCATCATATGCTGTGAgcattgataaaaaaataaatttacagatagtaatctattttttttatttattaattgttgCCCTGTAGTGAGGCAGTCTGGATACAATTCACTGTTTGATACTTGCCCTTTGTTCGCTAGTTCActacttttcgctagcgttacttcggctgtgtgagcattttatagtaaagatgcgctagcgttcatttatgcctaatgaaacttcgctagtgatcttgtgcttaggtcagtttgcatagggcaggtaatttaatgttgtatggacgtctttattataaatgttggtgcaaatggtttaagttaccagtttatattacacaagtccagggaaccttaataaagacaagtgagttaatataatgccctacacgtgagcccactgtaaaatgaatgttccagatgttaggaaatgtctggaaaaaaacggttccccaaaaaaaagtttgttaggacttttgcaggcaatcaggctgaaataaggaaaagacgccagcggtttttggaCTTTGGTGCATTTACGGCTCcgagaatataatgtaagtgacagaagattgaggaagatctagctgctttatagcagtttgcctggtctgaggtggcgaatgcaactctggcgaaagaggtaaagttcagtaaaattcacattttagtgaatttgtggagtaacgtctggcgatagagtgcaaatggcAGCTAGCGATGGTCTGTTTCACCAGTAAATTAGTGCCTGTTAGTAATTAggagatgtccctgcgggtggcaacgctgtcGAAAAGTTGCTagtagtcacttcgctctttagtaaatctgccccttagtatctttGATGATAATATGTTGATTCCTTTGTTTAATGTCACTGTTGCTTGCATCCTTCCAACTAGTATAACATCCTTCTGTATTGGACTCAGTCTGGTCCCTTCTGAAACATACCCATACAATGAATCAGAAGACTCCTGAGCACTGGAATCCTCAGCTGAAAAGCCCtgtaaaaaatagcaaaacaatgCTACTTCTTTTGGCTGTGAACTTGATATTCTTTTTGGCTATTTTTTTCCTCCAAGCTATGAGATACTGCTGGAGCTACTGTCTAAATGTACCCTGGTTTATTATGAAGTCAAATACCTCTGGAGAAGCCATAATTCTTCTGCTTGTTCAAAGCTCTTGTCCTCTCATTAAGGGTCATGTAAAtaaattttttccttttgtagAATAAATATTATGTTAAGGCCAATGGTTTTATaacactggtagtgatgggcgaatttgggccgttttgctttgccgtataatttgcaaatttccagcgaaatgcgCAAAACTACGGTTTTTGACGCTgacgtccgtttttgacaccggtgtccaatttttttggatgctggcgaattttctcagcGGATTTGCAAATctattcgccgtcagcgaatcgCGGGATttcaccacaaattcgtgcctggcgaataaattcgaacaTCACTAGACACTGGTATAAGCATATTTTACAGTTAACCTATACtgtataaatactataaaaaaacaatgagAACTTTGGGGGAAATTAACTATCCTGCGGGCAGCACAgtcttcgctcacatcgcaacactgtCTATTCGCTAgtgcaacgctaattcactaaaatccgaagttgcgtccagggcgccgaactctggtgaagttgcgctagcgttattgcaccaagcgaagcgaagttgccctaacgttggctaatttgtatacggcgggaagttaaagttgaatggacgtatatgttgcagcaaatacattacactacacaagcccagggaaccttaataaaataaaatagagttgttttattggcctacacatttgcccagtgcatagattatgtgccatatgttaggaaatgtatgggggagccatggtcccccccaaaaaattacagccttttgcagcctatcaccctgaaaaagtaaaagacgtcagcgttttttgggacttccattgcacttcgcctggtctgagctggcaaaggcaagtctggcggaacaggtaacgtggGGTAAAAGgagcatcttactgaatttgcgaagtaacgctattTCGCCAGAGTTTTGATGCTGAGAACGGGATCTCTTTTTTGGATAGCTGCACCACAGTAGCAATTCTCCAATCTTTTGGCACCATGTCAGACCTCAATGAAATCTGAAAAATGAGGTATAgagatttggcaatcacagagctgagCTCATTTAGTAGTCTGGGATGAATACTATCTGTTCCTGGACGTTTGTTTATCTTtatatgttctagtctctttttaaATTCATCATCAATGCTTCATTAGTTATATTACTAGGATAGGCACTATTAAgatggttcctcatttgtgtagacagacaaaaagatAGTTCAGAATCTCTGATTTTTCTCAGTTTTAATCAATTATCAGATCCCCCTCTGACAGTAAGGCTCCCACCCCACCCTGCTTCCtgattttactatttacatattaaaaaaaaaatgatgcattttttttactccttgatgcaatacccttttccatgtcaattttagcttgtcttttttgcacaatttattaACTTTCTTGTACCTATATTtatgtcaggcttggccacaggtgagtggctggtagttaggagccttggtgctgtataacacgagtacagcgggtatttgaggttttgatatgccggaaacatgttatgcagaatagtattttaataatgaaaagtatggcaaaataacagatgaacaaaagataaataatataagttcttacaccaggttggtggccaagggcaggcaacaataaagcaagtccgagaaacaggttgaggtcgggggcaggctgatggcaataacaagtccgtatggcaggccgaggtcggaggcaggctgatggcagagggtagtccaataaacaagccgaggtcaattaccaggagatccaacagagagcaggtaaggggaactgtagcagagaacacaggcacagggaacaaggcaggaatctcaggaacaaaggcaggaatctcaggaacaaaagcaggaatctcaggaacaaaagcaggaatctcaggaatcACATgatcaaggagtcacaggaacaaggagtatgcaggatctagcttgggagcttcaatgatcaagcaccggaGTATCTTtagcaacaggcttataaaggctcttaattaacaaattaccaacacctggtagagcaagaaggaggaggtgagcaaacgtatAAGGTGGaaagtctttaatcataccagtagaatcagaatccaaaggtctccagtggctcaatgaaataatgcaggagcttgtgagtgtatagttcagagttcgatcccaggtagctcctgacaatTTATTGAGCAACATGTTAAAGACATATCATGTTTGTTctttgtttaaccctgtgaaaagtctTTCACTGTTAATATGTTGTGGAGACGCCCATAAACTGTtaaagtttgcacatctaaagTGTAGTATTTTAGTTACTCCTtctagaattgcctctgcaacagaatctcaaaggagaccatgttatgatcactattcccttaatgcccctcacccacacagaTGATAGAAATgatttcagtattattagttattacaaggtccaaagaGACTCATTCCTAGTAGGTCAGCGCGGTTAAGGAGGTTGGCAGGCTAAaaatacgttaataataataataatacatgttaataggctcgtgaacgagctggaataaaaagttgtcattcagcatatttacaaacctactagttttttctgtcttggcaacccaaTTACCCCAGtaaatgtctggataattgaagtcacccatagtaatcaCTTGACTtagcttctatttgtaaaagtagctgggcttcatactcatcacttatacgaggtggtttaaacatacaccaatgataattctctttgtatccttttgcccagttgaaatctctacccagagtgattccaCACCATCAACAGTATCATCCCTGGTTTTTCTAGAACATGGCTTTAATTAAGACTTTGCATACAAACACATGCCTTCATCCCCtggatttgttttaattatatctCTATCTCTGTATTAGATGGATacttacaatatatactgtattgttgtATTCTTCTACATATGAAGGATCTAAGGCCCATTTACTTACAATCACATCTCAAATTATTgagtgtaaaaatcatgaaaacttcTAATAACAatcttcaccaggtaaaagttgtcgaggtcctatcaaagtcaatgg from the Xenopus laevis strain J_2021 chromosome 9_10L, Xenopus_laevis_v10.1, whole genome shotgun sequence genome contains:
- the LOC108702072 gene encoding taste receptor type 2 member 30 yields the protein MLSEIDLIFAIALAISWTCGTILNSSIIAVYLSDWKKGINLGACDQIILTMGCNNLLLQWILTLHLVAFRLYGLFVEVFLVAPVSLMLNFGISLSFWLTAWLSIYYCVKLVNFSSRFFIRLKREISTAVTYCIVGTIVTSFVIRLPIIWTMHKTTNQNLTRINSIFYDNIALVSFNAVFICFLPTIITSFSIGLSLMSLLKHVHKMKQNSSEFWNPQLKSHVKACGTMLLLLTVNLIFFLAIFLYSLLNRKAGATEKYVAWFIMMSDPSSQAIILLFGNARLATAWSKFLFS